In a single window of the Leptospira sanjuanensis genome:
- a CDS encoding BamA/OMP85 family outer membrane protein, with protein MKRIFSLTLKGSVLAILLGLLFYSGELTQLLSKRTDYIGKVIKEIKFKGNKNTPDGDLESMLDMKVGKTLTKKVLDKDLKTLFNSGFFYFVDIQAEDVQDGVRIIVDLKERPRVRDVEFVGADEVFPADLRDKLPLKDNEVITPQKITKSRDLILQKYRDEGFFLAYVKVELGKPDPKTNLVRVRFIIDEGEEIPVSKINVYGNESVETSELLSVMEMKEEGVFEGGNFKESSFEKDKDTIVAYLKSKGYLDAELIREGTNWEIHWENPEKKDRRVIIVNIKISEGQVYFFNGYTLNHDMSLDGEGRPLFLNKEKNPPETPKDDFKPLFTPKEIEKNLDYSDGDIGVIFDETRFMRDRGTMNELYSSKGYLFAQVIPRRKVISLDRENIEYYENCYSRKSEEERRICESEYTQLHIKRLRQLYNTKPELHGKKFVHVDFNIRENNLAYVENVIIKGNKKTQDRVIRRELLFKQGDLFNSTLVNRSRERIYNLGYFKEVNFNMRPGSDQTKMNLIIEVLEQPTGTVSMGGGYGTITGFSIFTEVGENNLNGTGQKISGRLEFGPYRRLFQITWTEPWLYNKPWSLSLSLFYSSRIYNVGAVSITENNNQQSIKEQAIYSRDGVGFTVGIGHRIFINWTHFHRYSPSIYASTNPSSLVSDQVLAEVRRGWQFRSQLSNGIAYDIRDNVFNPTQGYDLLFQMDNVGQALGGQSHFDQYRILAEYYHTWFDYSFFGFFRNNALRRWRVVQEFRSSSLFTFQRVPYYGKQDPIQNPYIQLQDLQFLGGYESLRGWFYNDAKYPTEWRDGAASRMIFGSELRFPIEPTLLWLVAFFDAGALYEEVNRAQGVRRDLFTTYDQRIREAQLKDPVGYALTNHYNLSALRKADYTFEELNNPANLVLSGNNVALDKFRFSWGIGLRIQIPVLPLRIYFAQKLKYTGVAEHPFTKFDSDNAFQFVFGIGDYRF; from the coding sequence TTGAAAAGAATATTCTCCTTAACTCTGAAAGGATCCGTATTAGCAATTCTTTTAGGACTGTTATTCTATTCGGGCGAACTGACTCAGCTTCTCTCCAAACGGACCGACTACATCGGCAAGGTCATCAAAGAAATCAAATTCAAGGGAAACAAAAACACTCCCGACGGCGACCTCGAGTCCATGCTCGACATGAAGGTCGGCAAAACCCTTACTAAGAAAGTTCTCGATAAAGACTTAAAGACGTTATTCAACTCCGGATTCTTCTACTTTGTGGATATTCAGGCGGAAGACGTACAGGACGGAGTTCGCATTATCGTGGACTTAAAGGAAAGACCGCGCGTTCGAGACGTGGAGTTCGTCGGAGCCGACGAAGTTTTTCCAGCCGATTTGCGCGACAAACTTCCTCTCAAAGACAACGAAGTCATCACACCTCAAAAGATCACCAAATCCAGAGATCTTATCTTGCAGAAATACAGAGACGAAGGATTTTTTCTCGCCTACGTAAAAGTGGAACTCGGCAAACCCGATCCGAAGACGAACTTGGTTCGCGTTCGTTTTATCATCGACGAAGGCGAAGAGATTCCCGTTTCCAAGATCAACGTGTACGGAAACGAATCCGTGGAAACTTCGGAACTTCTTTCGGTGATGGAGATGAAGGAAGAAGGAGTGTTCGAAGGCGGGAACTTCAAAGAATCCTCGTTCGAAAAGGATAAGGATACGATCGTCGCCTATCTCAAGAGCAAGGGTTATCTCGACGCCGAACTCATACGAGAAGGTACGAACTGGGAAATCCATTGGGAGAACCCCGAAAAAAAAGACAGACGCGTTATCATCGTAAACATCAAGATTTCCGAAGGTCAGGTTTACTTTTTCAACGGTTATACATTGAATCACGATATGTCCTTGGATGGAGAAGGGCGTCCTCTCTTCTTAAACAAGGAAAAAAATCCGCCCGAAACTCCGAAAGACGATTTTAAACCGCTTTTCACACCGAAAGAAATCGAAAAGAATTTGGATTACAGCGACGGGGACATCGGGGTAATCTTCGACGAAACGCGTTTTATGCGGGACCGGGGAACGATGAACGAACTCTACAGCTCGAAAGGATATTTGTTCGCTCAGGTCATTCCGCGTAGAAAGGTGATCTCTCTCGATCGCGAAAACATCGAGTATTACGAGAACTGTTACAGCAGAAAATCCGAAGAGGAAAGAAGGATTTGCGAAAGCGAATATACGCAGCTTCACATCAAACGTCTTCGCCAGCTCTACAACACCAAACCGGAGTTACACGGAAAAAAATTCGTTCACGTGGATTTTAACATCCGCGAGAACAACCTCGCTTACGTGGAGAACGTAATCATAAAGGGAAACAAGAAAACTCAGGATCGTGTGATTCGACGCGAACTTCTTTTCAAACAAGGAGACCTTTTCAATTCCACTCTCGTAAACCGTTCTCGGGAAAGAATTTATAACCTCGGCTATTTCAAGGAAGTCAACTTCAACATGAGACCGGGTTCGGATCAAACCAAGATGAACCTCATCATCGAAGTTCTCGAACAACCGACAGGAACGGTCTCCATGGGGGGCGGTTACGGAACGATTACCGGATTTTCGATCTTTACCGAAGTCGGGGAAAACAACCTGAACGGAACCGGTCAAAAAATTTCGGGACGTCTTGAATTCGGTCCTTATCGAAGATTGTTTCAAATCACTTGGACTGAACCTTGGCTCTACAATAAACCCTGGTCTCTTTCTCTTTCGCTTTTTTATTCTTCGAGAATTTACAACGTGGGCGCGGTTTCGATCACGGAAAACAACAACCAGCAGTCCATCAAGGAACAGGCGATTTACTCCAGGGACGGGGTCGGTTTTACGGTGGGGATCGGTCATAGGATCTTCATCAACTGGACGCACTTCCATAGATATTCTCCGAGTATTTACGCTTCGACGAATCCTTCTTCCCTTGTTTCGGATCAGGTTCTTGCCGAGGTTCGAAGAGGCTGGCAGTTCCGTTCTCAGCTTTCGAACGGGATCGCGTATGATATTCGCGACAACGTATTCAATCCTACGCAAGGATACGATCTTCTCTTTCAGATGGACAACGTCGGACAGGCGTTAGGCGGGCAATCCCACTTCGACCAATATCGCATTCTCGCGGAATACTATCATACCTGGTTTGATTACAGCTTCTTCGGTTTTTTCAGAAACAACGCTCTGAGACGTTGGAGAGTCGTTCAGGAATTCAGAAGTTCGTCCCTCTTTACGTTCCAACGAGTTCCGTATTACGGAAAACAGGACCCGATTCAAAATCCGTATATTCAGTTGCAGGATTTACAATTCCTGGGCGGATACGAATCCCTTCGCGGTTGGTTTTACAACGACGCGAAATATCCGACGGAGTGGCGGGACGGGGCCGCGAGTCGTATGATCTTCGGTTCGGAACTTCGTTTCCCGATCGAACCCACCTTACTGTGGTTAGTCGCATTCTTCGACGCCGGTGCCTTGTATGAGGAAGTCAATCGAGCACAAGGTGTGAGGAGAGATCTCTTTACGACATACGATCAAAGAATCCGAGAAGCACAGCTTAAGGATCCGGTCGGTTACGCGCTCACGAATCACTACAATCTCAGCGCGCTTCGCAAAGCGGATTATACGTTTGAGGAGCTCAACAACCCGGCCAACCTGGTTCTTTCGGGTAACAACGTCGCTCTGGATAAATTTAGGTTCTCCTGGGGGATCGGTCTTCGAATTCAGATCCCGGTTCTTCCGCTTCGGATTTACTTTGCGCAGAAGTTGAAATACACCGGGGTCGCGGAACATCCGTTTACGAAATTCGATTCGGACAACGCATTTCAGTTTGTATTCGGGATCGGAGATTATAGATTTTAA
- a CDS encoding ATP-dependent helicase, with product MDPLLVGLNEEQKKAVLQVSGPVLILAGAGSGKTRVITHRIANLLVNHGIDRICAVTFTNKAAAEMLERVKSLVPFIPANLQIKTFHSLCLYILRREASFFGFDSGFTVYDTTLQESLLKQVVKDLSLDPKFYKPSMLGNYISGLKDKMLSPEAYLEKEGRTDFSKTVSAVYKEYEKRKDASRAFDFGDLIWKTVQLLQKSPDAIAKYRHKWEYVMVDEYQDTNKVQYELVLLLAGEKRNLCVVGDDDQSIYSWRGADIGNILNFEKDFPESVVIKLEENYRSSSNIILAASKVISNNTQRKQKEIFTNNPEGSPVVLNEYENESEESHGVVTRIRSAYSSGTEYKNIAIFYRTNAQSRYFEETLRKLAIPYKIFGGFRFFDRAEIKDFIAYLNVVSNPLDSVSLLRIVNYPPRGIGDSGIDKIREFSLENGISLLETLGKEDIPLKKAAKAKGKELYHLFNDLIEKSEKGSAPSEIALELLNRSGLMSHFKEEGTEESIARLENLQELVNSIEEYEKNSDSPSLEEYLNQISLLTSEEDTKELTDYVNLMTVHNAKGLEFKIVFLSGLEEGTFPHSMSLEDSHFGDEEERRLFYVALTRAREELYLSYCRTSRKFGKVEDRIPSRFLSEVPRECFGDRGYTARERTARRPQGPPLASKIREVAEEEFDSGFSQAPNPDNAFLKPGDRVKHKQFGIGTIVSVSGKEKNTKVSIRFGNVEKNFFVAYTPLEKL from the coding sequence GTGGACCCTCTGTTAGTTGGATTAAACGAAGAACAAAAAAAAGCGGTTCTTCAGGTTTCCGGTCCGGTTCTTATCTTGGCCGGCGCGGGTTCCGGAAAAACCAGAGTCATTACGCATAGAATCGCGAACCTTCTCGTCAATCACGGAATCGATCGGATCTGCGCGGTGACCTTTACGAACAAGGCCGCGGCAGAAATGCTGGAACGAGTCAAAAGTCTCGTTCCGTTTATTCCCGCCAATCTTCAAATCAAAACCTTTCACTCCCTTTGTCTTTATATCTTACGAAGAGAAGCTTCATTTTTCGGTTTTGATAGCGGTTTTACCGTGTACGATACTACTTTGCAGGAATCTCTTCTCAAACAAGTCGTGAAGGATCTTTCCCTCGATCCGAAATTTTACAAACCGTCCATGCTTGGAAATTACATCAGCGGGCTCAAAGACAAGATGTTGTCTCCCGAAGCGTATTTGGAAAAGGAAGGACGCACCGATTTTTCCAAAACGGTTTCCGCGGTTTACAAAGAATACGAAAAACGAAAGGACGCGAGCCGCGCGTTCGACTTCGGAGATCTCATCTGGAAAACGGTTCAACTCTTACAAAAATCGCCGGATGCGATCGCAAAGTATCGTCACAAATGGGAATACGTGATGGTCGACGAGTATCAGGATACGAACAAGGTCCAATACGAACTCGTGCTTCTTCTCGCGGGAGAAAAAAGAAATCTTTGCGTCGTGGGCGACGACGATCAGTCCATCTATTCTTGGAGAGGGGCGGACATCGGAAACATTCTCAACTTTGAAAAGGATTTTCCCGAATCGGTCGTTATCAAACTCGAAGAGAACTATCGTTCCTCTTCCAACATCATTCTCGCAGCGTCTAAGGTCATATCGAACAACACGCAGAGAAAACAAAAGGAAATCTTCACGAACAATCCGGAAGGTTCTCCCGTCGTGTTAAACGAATACGAAAACGAGTCCGAGGAATCGCACGGGGTAGTGACTCGGATCCGCTCGGCGTATTCTTCGGGAACGGAATATAAGAATATCGCAATATTCTATAGAACAAACGCCCAATCCAGATACTTCGAGGAAACACTGCGTAAGTTGGCGATCCCGTATAAGATCTTCGGAGGTTTCCGATTTTTCGATCGCGCCGAAATCAAGGACTTTATCGCGTATCTGAACGTGGTTTCCAATCCGCTCGACAGCGTTTCTTTATTAAGAATCGTGAATTATCCTCCGCGAGGAATCGGGGATTCCGGCATCGATAAGATCCGAGAATTCTCCCTGGAAAACGGAATTTCCCTTTTGGAAACGCTCGGAAAAGAAGACATTCCTCTCAAAAAAGCGGCCAAAGCCAAAGGAAAAGAACTCTATCATCTCTTCAACGATCTGATCGAAAAATCGGAGAAAGGCTCCGCGCCTTCGGAAATCGCATTAGAACTTTTGAATCGATCCGGCCTCATGTCCCATTTCAAGGAAGAGGGAACGGAAGAATCGATCGCACGTCTTGAAAACCTTCAGGAGTTAGTCAACTCCATCGAGGAATACGAAAAAAATTCGGATTCTCCCTCTTTGGAGGAATATCTGAATCAGATCAGTCTTTTGACCAGCGAAGAAGACACGAAAGAACTGACCGACTACGTGAACCTGATGACGGTGCATAACGCGAAGGGATTGGAATTCAAAATCGTGTTTCTTTCCGGATTGGAAGAGGGCACGTTTCCTCACAGCATGAGTCTGGAGGATTCTCATTTCGGAGACGAAGAAGAAAGAAGACTTTTCTACGTGGCTCTTACCCGCGCGCGGGAGGAACTCTATCTGAGCTATTGCAGAACCTCCCGCAAATTCGGTAAGGTGGAAGATCGGATTCCGTCCCGATTTTTATCCGAGGTTCCGCGGGAATGTTTCGGTGATCGAGGTTATACCGCCCGGGAACGCACCGCTCGAAGACCGCAGGGGCCGCCTTTGGCTTCTAAGATCCGCGAAGTCGCGGAAGAAGAATTCGATTCCGGTTTTTCCCAAGCTCCGAATCCGGACAATGCCTTTCTCAAACCGGGGGATCGCGTAAAACACAAACAATTCGGGATTGGGACGATCGTATCCGTTTCCGGAAAGGAAAAAAACACGAAGGTTTCCATCCGCTTCGGAAACGTGGAGAAGAACTTTTTTGTTGCCTACACCCCGCTCGAGAAATTATAA
- a CDS encoding MotA/TolQ/ExbB proton channel family protein, with the protein MFLAKSDSLISAIPPESVPIIIVLVSIIGFTIIIERLIYFSKWKPITPDDWRSVKELFRQKNWDTAADYLKGISNGPASLVLQAGIESSRKNSEAAEDEMLSAGFAQILKMERFLSGLGTIATISPLLGVLGTVLGIIRSFEEGSGTRGAEVGISEALITTAMGLAIAIPAYVAYNYFQKKKEDTIAEMENLSGQALKYLK; encoded by the coding sequence ATGTTTTTAGCCAAGTCCGATTCTCTAATTTCTGCGATTCCTCCGGAATCCGTACCGATCATTATCGTTTTAGTTTCCATCATCGGTTTTACCATCATCATTGAAAGACTGATTTACTTCTCTAAGTGGAAGCCGATCACACCGGACGATTGGCGGTCCGTAAAAGAATTATTCCGTCAAAAAAATTGGGACACGGCGGCCGATTATCTCAAAGGCATCAGCAACGGTCCCGCTTCCCTCGTTCTTCAAGCGGGTATCGAATCCTCCCGAAAAAATTCGGAAGCCGCAGAAGACGAAATGCTTTCCGCGGGTTTCGCCCAGATTCTGAAGATGGAACGTTTTCTTTCCGGACTTGGAACGATCGCGACAATTTCTCCTCTTCTTGGGGTTTTAGGAACCGTTCTCGGAATCATTCGTTCCTTTGAAGAAGGTTCGGGAACCAGAGGGGCGGAAGTAGGGATCAGCGAGGCCTTGATTACAACCGCGATGGGACTTGCGATCGCAATTCCGGCTTACGTTGCTTATAACTACTTTCAAAAGAAAAAGGAAGATACGATAGCCGAAATGGAAAACCTTTCCGGTCAGGCTCTCAAATATCTGAAATAA
- a CDS encoding ExbD/TolR family protein, which produces MKFRKFRSSPGRGGQIELAPLIDVISFIVIYFLMNATLEKSTVMKIELPRSSSTAQEKKKDELVITVNKDGKIFLDKDTDPVPLEKLTEKINVFLGPVEKREPGKNRVIIRGDGTASYQTVIKVIDKVNEAGVSKFNLAMVRQTGSGEK; this is translated from the coding sequence ATGAAATTCAGAAAGTTCCGATCTTCCCCCGGCAGAGGAGGCCAAATCGAATTGGCTCCTCTCATCGACGTCATTTCTTTTATCGTCATTTATTTTTTGATGAACGCGACTTTGGAAAAATCGACGGTGATGAAGATCGAGCTTCCGCGTTCTTCCTCCACCGCGCAGGAAAAGAAAAAGGACGAACTCGTGATCACGGTAAACAAGGACGGAAAGATTTTTCTGGATAAGGACACCGATCCGGTTCCTTTGGAAAAACTGACCGAAAAGATCAACGTTTTTCTCGGACCTGTGGAAAAAAGAGAACCCGGTAAAAATCGAGTCATCATCCGCGGGGACGGAACGGCGAGCTATCAAACCGTGATCAAAGTAATCGATAAGGTAAACGAGGCGGGAGTAAGTAAGTTTAACCTAGCCATGGTTAGACAAACGGGTTCCGGAGAAAAATAA
- a CDS encoding 3'(2'),5'-bisphosphate nucleotidase CysQ, which yields MDSIQYLQPAVDAVLEAGKIVLEIYHSDFKVTDKGKNDPVTEADVKAGQHITGRLAFTKIPVLSEEDSERKDISQLPAAWILDPIDGTREFVHKNPEFAISLGLSIGGKAVLGVVFNPVTRELIYGVTNFGVAYQIVDPDRNVYPIRTESLSKMLESSEPAHKILVSRTEEREGLFRSAVVPEGWEFSAMGSIAYKLGLVAAGKAALSISLKPKNEWDICAGIALILASGGADLEIRSGKPYLFQTVSGRGEGLIAGHSPSLEQVWEKSKSNFQSGLRDWN from the coding sequence TTGGATTCGATTCAATATCTCCAGCCCGCCGTGGACGCCGTCCTTGAAGCGGGCAAAATCGTATTAGAAATCTATCATTCGGATTTTAAGGTTACGGATAAGGGAAAAAACGATCCCGTAACCGAAGCGGACGTGAAAGCCGGTCAGCATATCACCGGGCGACTTGCGTTTACGAAGATTCCGGTTCTCTCCGAAGAGGATTCTGAGAGAAAGGATATTTCACAACTTCCCGCTGCTTGGATCTTGGATCCGATCGACGGAACTCGTGAATTCGTTCATAAAAATCCGGAGTTCGCCATCAGCTTGGGTCTTTCGATCGGAGGTAAGGCGGTTTTAGGAGTCGTTTTCAATCCAGTAACCCGCGAACTGATCTACGGCGTTACAAACTTCGGTGTCGCTTATCAAATCGTCGATCCCGACCGGAATGTTTACCCGATTCGAACGGAATCTCTTTCCAAGATGCTCGAGAGTTCCGAACCCGCCCATAAGATTCTGGTCTCTCGAACCGAGGAACGGGAAGGGTTGTTTCGTTCCGCGGTCGTTCCCGAGGGTTGGGAATTTTCGGCGATGGGATCGATTGCCTATAAGCTCGGTTTGGTGGCCGCCGGAAAGGCCGCGCTCTCGATTTCCCTGAAGCCGAAAAACGAATGGGATATCTGTGCGGGAATCGCGCTTATCTTGGCGTCCGGAGGCGCGGATTTGGAGATTCGTTCGGGTAAACCCTATTTGTTTCAGACGGTTTCCGGAAGAGGGGAAGGTTTGATCGCGGGACATTCCCCATCTCTCGAACAAGTTTGGGAAAAATCGAAATCAAACTTTCAATCCGGTCTCCGCGACTGGAATTAA
- a CDS encoding LIC11625 family surface-exposed protein — MKNIFVISLLLLLSFAGLQAGKSQGVVEEFNKVEEFNKNIKLSDSVKKATLEKNLLSAVKYTLHHRYLEYKEITKDLNAETMLYEPQKGTYTVYVKFKKYLFFYSFKMDPEIYLQTPENEVFYLRPENLDDPHKESAATPDKTGK; from the coding sequence ATGAAGAATATATTCGTGATTTCACTCTTACTCCTCTTATCCTTTGCGGGACTCCAAGCGGGAAAATCCCAAGGCGTCGTGGAAGAATTCAACAAGGTCGAAGAATTCAATAAAAACATAAAACTTTCGGATTCAGTCAAAAAAGCGACCCTCGAAAAGAATCTGCTTTCCGCGGTGAAATATACGCTTCATCACAGATATCTCGAATACAAAGAGATCACCAAGGACCTGAACGCGGAAACCATGCTCTACGAACCTCAAAAAGGGACATATACGGTTTATGTGAAGTTTAAGAAGTATCTGTTCTTTTACAGTTTCAAAATGGATCCGGAAATCTATCTGCAAACTCCGGAAAACGAAGTTTTCTATCTTCGTCCGGAAAATCTCGACGATCCTCACAAGGAAAGCGCGGCTACTCCGGATAAAACCGGAAAGTAA
- the recN gene encoding DNA repair protein RecN — translation MLKTLNIRDFALIEEACIDFQKGMTVITGETGAGKSLILDAISSLLGGKSSPMEIRTGAPRYVLEGAFDLSKNPAALEWLKEKGFPYESKELTLHRECSRDGKSRILINQSLASSTTLRGLGELIAEVHNQNDQILLLDRGEQLDIIDLHAGLIPLRNEVKECFLTYRSLKKRLEELRKNEEEKSKRIEFLTFQIKEIKEADLKDGEEESLVQEEHLLAHGELLAQNYEILSSYLADSESAILPLFPRLLMAAEKIKSIQPDFSKTLDSLQEIYIQLKEINSSVLDEKEEIFFSPDRLQFVQSRLDLISKLKKKYGSNLSEILDCKNKAEQELEAMEKNSKNKESMETEIEKVTSRLGSLSIQLSKARRESLIRFESSLKSELEQLGMPGAAVQVVLRWEPSPEGEVSASGKSYIVNESGLDQLEFYFSPNPGEKPRPLRKIASGGEVSRVMLAIRSILGNQSNLRVLIFDEIDSGLGGEIAIDVARKLRNLAANHQLILITHLQQIASAANDHLKISKSVEGGRTFSKAEFLSLEERTLELARMISGQRVSKGALEHAKELLKKQAV, via the coding sequence ATGCTCAAGACACTGAATATAAGAGATTTCGCTCTTATCGAAGAAGCCTGTATCGATTTTCAAAAAGGAATGACGGTGATCACGGGTGAGACCGGCGCCGGAAAGTCTCTGATCCTGGACGCGATTTCCTCGCTTTTGGGAGGCAAAAGTAGCCCGATGGAAATTCGAACCGGGGCGCCGCGTTATGTGTTAGAGGGCGCCTTTGATCTTTCTAAAAATCCGGCGGCGCTGGAATGGTTGAAGGAGAAAGGGTTCCCATACGAATCCAAGGAGCTTACGCTTCACAGAGAATGCAGCCGGGACGGTAAGTCCCGGATTCTTATCAATCAATCCCTGGCTTCTTCCACGACGCTTCGGGGTTTGGGGGAATTGATCGCTGAAGTTCACAATCAAAACGATCAGATTCTTCTTTTGGATCGGGGAGAACAGCTCGATATCATCGATCTGCACGCGGGTTTGATTCCTCTGCGAAACGAAGTGAAGGAATGTTTTCTTACGTACAGAAGTTTAAAAAAACGTTTGGAGGAACTTCGTAAAAACGAAGAGGAAAAATCCAAACGAATCGAATTTCTAACCTTTCAAATCAAAGAAATCAAAGAAGCCGATCTCAAAGACGGAGAGGAAGAAAGTCTAGTCCAAGAGGAACATCTGCTTGCGCACGGAGAACTTCTTGCACAAAATTACGAAATACTTTCTTCCTATCTCGCCGACAGCGAGTCCGCGATTCTTCCTTTGTTTCCGAGACTTTTGATGGCCGCGGAAAAGATCAAATCGATTCAACCCGATTTCAGCAAGACCTTGGATTCGTTACAGGAGATTTACATTCAACTCAAGGAGATCAACTCTTCCGTTTTGGATGAGAAGGAAGAAATCTTCTTTTCTCCGGACAGACTTCAATTCGTTCAATCCCGTTTGGATCTGATTTCCAAATTGAAAAAGAAATACGGCTCCAATCTTTCGGAGATTCTCGACTGCAAAAACAAAGCGGAACAAGAACTCGAAGCGATGGAAAAGAATTCCAAAAACAAAGAATCTATGGAAACCGAGATTGAAAAAGTGACTTCCCGACTCGGTTCTCTTTCGATTCAACTTTCCAAAGCAAGAAGAGAATCCTTGATCCGATTCGAGTCTTCTTTGAAATCGGAACTCGAACAGCTCGGAATGCCGGGCGCTGCCGTGCAAGTCGTTCTGCGCTGGGAACCGAGTCCCGAAGGTGAGGTTTCGGCTTCCGGCAAGAGTTATATCGTAAACGAATCCGGTCTGGATCAGCTTGAGTTTTATTTCAGTCCGAATCCGGGAGAAAAACCGAGACCGCTTCGAAAGATCGCTTCCGGCGGAGAAGTTTCCCGAGTGATGCTTGCGATCCGTTCCATTCTAGGAAATCAATCGAATCTGCGCGTGTTGATCTTTGACGAGATCGATTCCGGTTTGGGCGGAGAGATCGCGATCGATGTGGCCCGCAAACTCAGAAACTTGGCGGCCAATCACCAGCTGATCTTGATTACTCACTTGCAGCAGATCGCTTCCGCGGCAAACGATCATCTGAAAATCAGCAAATCCGTGGAAGGCGGTAGAACTTTTTCGAAAGCGGAATTCTTGAGTTTAGAAGAACGAACTTTGGAACTTGCGAGAATGATTTCGGGTCAGAGGGTTTCAAAAGGCGCTCTTGAACACGCTAAGGAATTGCTGAAAAAACAGGCGGTCTAA
- a CDS encoding glycosyltransferase family 4 protein — translation MKKKEYSKTQIQPIRIGVDARPFSTPVSGVGKMIHSALLDLGKDPSFEFYLFSHRDLHPSYADLLNLPGIKFVKGEGILSKKGGLYFAIALPLQLRKIPLDLFWGTQQVFPPFLSKKTATVLTYNDLVAYRFPDTMRTLARIQQKFYLSRSIRRADKLLPISQSTADEVSSFFGIPPEKMQVVYPGIELSEFQGLLKQKPGERVKSLPKKYFLSVSTVEPRKNYQFLYRAYLEYSKNVNKNRRYSWVIGGKAGWEDPAFIELLRSEESKAAGILWIESPSDVELAHMYKGCSLFLFSSLYEGFGIPLLEALSLQKPAIVTDLSVFREIGGSKIRYLELKEPLWTSALLEFSKKPYSGAKVELRKFYRSVAAKTIADQIRAVLKSKTTSSSR, via the coding sequence ATGAAAAAAAAGGAATATTCAAAAACCCAAATACAACCGATCCGAATCGGAGTCGACGCGCGTCCGTTTTCCACGCCCGTTTCCGGCGTGGGGAAAATGATTCACAGCGCATTGCTCGATCTGGGTAAGGATCCGAGTTTCGAGTTTTATCTTTTTTCCCACCGGGATCTTCATCCGAGTTACGCCGATCTTTTGAATCTTCCCGGAATCAAGTTCGTCAAGGGAGAAGGGATTCTTTCCAAAAAAGGAGGGCTTTACTTTGCGATCGCTCTTCCTCTTCAATTGAGAAAGATTCCGCTCGACCTTTTTTGGGGAACACAACAGGTGTTTCCCCCGTTTCTATCCAAAAAGACCGCGACCGTCCTGACCTACAACGATCTTGTAGCGTATCGTTTTCCGGATACGATGCGGACACTCGCGAGAATCCAACAGAAATTCTATCTTTCCCGTTCGATTCGGCGTGCGGATAAATTGCTTCCGATTTCACAATCGACGGCCGACGAGGTTTCCTCCTTTTTCGGAATTCCACCGGAAAAAATGCAGGTCGTTTATCCGGGAATCGAACTTTCCGAGTTTCAAGGTTTGCTCAAACAAAAACCGGGAGAACGCGTAAAATCCCTTCCGAAAAAATACTTTCTTTCCGTTTCCACCGTGGAACCGCGGAAGAACTATCAGTTTCTATATCGAGCCTATTTAGAATATTCAAAAAATGTAAATAAGAATCGGCGGTATTCCTGGGTGATCGGCGGAAAGGCGGGCTGGGAAGATCCCGCTTTCATCGAACTTCTTCGCAGCGAAGAAAGCAAGGCAGCGGGAATTCTCTGGATCGAAAGTCCCTCGGACGTTGAACTCGCCCACATGTACAAAGGATGTTCGTTGTTTTTATTCTCTTCCTTGTACGAAGGATTCGGAATTCCTCTTCTCGAAGCTTTGAGTCTGCAAAAACCGGCGATCGTGACCGATCTTTCCGTGTTTCGCGAAATCGGAGGAAGTAAAATCCGTTATCTGGAGTTGAAGGAACCGTTGTGGACGTCAGCGCTTTTGGAGTTTTCCAAAAAGCCGTATTCGGGGGCGAAGGTCGAACTTCGGAAATTCTACCGAAGCGTCGCGGCAAAAACGATCGCGGATCAGATTCGAGCGGTTCTCAAATCGAAAACCACTTCTTCCAGCCGCTAA